The Deltaproteobacteria bacterium genome contains the following window.
AAGTGGGGAATCGGGTCGGGCGCCTCCCGGCTCATCTGCGGGAACATGGAGGTCCACGGCGATCTCGAGAGGCGCATAGCTGCGTTCAAGGGAACCGAATCGGGCCTCGTCTTCTCATCGGGCTACATGGCAAATCTCGGTATCGTTTCCACCCTCGGCACCCCCCGGACGACGGTCTTCTCCGACGAGCTCAACCATGCATCCATAATCGACGGGTGCAGGCTCAGCAGGGCGAGGGTAAAAGTGTACCGCCACGCCGACCCGGGGCACCTCGAGGAGCTCATCTCGACGGACGACGGAGAGAGGAAGCTGATCATCACCGATGGCGTCTTCAGCATGGACGGCGATATTGCTCCCCTGCCCGACCTGTGTTACCTGAAGGAAAAATATGGCGCCATCCTGGTCGTCGATGATGCGCACGCCACGGGGGTTCTGGGAAGTGGCGGCAGGGGCACGGCGTCCCATTTCGGCCTGTCGGACAAAGTGGACATACAGATGGGCACCTTCTCGAAAGCCATCGGGACCTACGGGGCCTTTATCTGCTGTGACGCCGTTGTCAGGGATTACTTCATCAACCGGTGCCGGCCCCTGATCTTCAATACGGCCATCCCCCCCCTGATCGCCGCCCTGACGATACGGGCGCTCGATATGCTGGAGGAGGACCCGCAGATCGTCGACATCCTCCGGGGGAAGGTGAAGCGTTTCACCGCTGTCCTGGCAAATCATGGTGTGGACGTTCAGTCCGAGACGCCAATTATCCCCGTGATCATCGGGTCGGACGAGAGAACTCTCAAAATCTCCGAGGCACTGCTCAGAGAGGGGTATTTCGTTTACGGCGTCAGGCCTCCCACCGTCCCCGAGGGGACCGCGAGGCTGCGCGTTACCCTGAGCGCTGCCCACAGGGACGACCAGGTTGAGGGATGCGCGGAAAAGATAGCGGGGCTCATGGCCGCATTGGGAGGGGATGGGGCATAAAAAGGTTCGAAATAAAAAAANNNNNAACGAGAAACGAGAAACGCGAAACCAGAAACGGAATGGTAATGCAGAGTGAAGAGTGCAGAGTGCGGAGTAATAATAGTTCACAGTTTACCGTTAACAGTTTCCGGTTCACGGTTTCCGGTTGAACGAGAAACGAGAAACGAGAAACCGGTTTCTCGGGCCTTAAGAATTGAAGCGATGGTATTGCTGGGCGGAGGATGAGCAATGGAGAAAGAAAAACTGCTCGAGATCGATAGGAGGCACATCTGGCACCCCTTTACGCAGATGGCCGACTGGGTCTCGCAGGAGCAGCTGATCATCACCGGCGGCGAGGGGAACTACCTCACAGACGTGGATGGGAAACGATACTTTGACGGCGTATCGTCTCTCTGGGTCAATCTCTTTGGCCACAGAAGAAGGGAAATAGACGATGCGGTGAAATCCCAGATAGACAGGGTGGCCCACACGACGTTTCTCGGCCTGTCCCACCCTCAGGCGATCGTGCTCGCGAAAAAACTGGTCGATATCACCCCCGGCGATCTGTCGAGGGTTTTCTACTCGGACAACGGCTCGACTGCCATGGAGAT
Protein-coding sequences here:
- the bioF gene encoding 8-amino-7-oxononanoate synthase encodes the protein MADDFRADLEGELESIKRRGRYRFLRDIGTPARVEITIGDKKYLNFSSNDYLGFATSDQLIDSLGAIGEKWGIGSGASRLICGNMEVHGDLERRIAAFKGTESGLVFSSGYMANLGIVSTLGTPRTTVFSDELNHASIIDGCRLSRARVKVYRHADPGHLEELISTDDGERKLIITDGVFSMDGDIAPLPDLCYLKEKYGAILVVDDAHATGVLGSGGRGTASHFGLSDKVDIQMGTFSKAIGTYGAFICCDAVVRDYFINRCRPLIFNTAIPPLIAALTIRALDMLEEDPQIVDILRGKVKRFTAVLANHGVDVQSETPIIPVIIGSDERTLKISEALLREGYFVYGVRPPTVPEGTARLRVTLSAAHRDDQVEGCAEKIAGLMAALGGDGA